The following is a genomic window from Bacteroidales bacterium.
AAATCAAATAAACAAATACAAAACATTTCCAGAGAGTTAGCTTTTTGTATTTTTTGTCATTAACTCCCAAAGCTTTGGGATGAGATTTATTTGTATTTTGATGTTTGATTTTTGTTATTTCTCGCTTGTCCAGGTTAGGGTTGGAGCAAACAATGATTTTCAACTTTAAGAGTTTTCTGGCAAACACTGACTATATTTGCACGGAATTAAACAATGAGAAGTTGGAAAATAAAACCGAACGGATAATTCTTGGCATTGACCCCGGCACAACAGTGATGGGCTATGGCGTAATCAGCGACAACGGCAGGGCGATGAAAATGCTGGCGATGGGCGTGCTCAAACTGTCGAAATTCAGCAGCCAGCCTTTGCGCCTGCGCAAAATCTTTGAGCGCACCCTCGCTTTGGTTGACCAGTATAAGCCCGATGAGTTCTCCATTGAAGCGCCATTTTACGGTAAAAATGTTCAATCCATGCTCAAACTCGGGCGCGCACAGGGTGTTGCCATGGCTGCAGCACTTTACCGCGACATCCCGATTTTTGAATATTCGCCCCTGCAAATCAAAAAGTCCATCACCGGCAACGGAAACGCTTCCAAAGAACAGGTGGCCGCCATGCTCGAAAACCTGCTCAAGTTTGGCAAAAACCCCGACACGCTCGACGCTACCGATGGCCTCGCCGCCGCCGTCTGTCATTATTTCAAACGCACAAAATCGCCCGAAGGCAAATCCTACACCGGCTGGAAGAGCTTCCTGACGGAGAACCCGGACAGAATTAAATGAACGAAATATGTTAAATAAAACATGAATTATACCTATGAAAACCAAATACTTCGTCGCCTGGTGGAACCTTGAAAACCTTTTTGATGTGTACAATTCGGCGAACCGCGATGCCTGGATGAAAAAAAAGCTGGAACCTGAACTGAAAGGCTGGACTGACAGCGTGTTGCAGCGGAAGATCAACAACCTTTGTTCGATCATCATGAAGATGAATAGCAATGCAGGTCCCGACCTGTTGGGAGTGTGCGAGGTCGAAAACAAGGCCGTCCTGGAGCGCCTGGTAGCCGGCTTGAATGCGCTGGGAAGGGATTACGGGATCGTTCATCACGACATGTCCGACAACCGGGGTATCGATCTAGCCTTTATCTACGATAAATCGAAATTCGTCTTTGAACAGTCGTTCTTCTACACTGTGCTGAGGCGCAACCCGACCCGCGATTTGTTCCAGGTGAATTTCATCACCACCAAAGGCAAACCGCTGATTGTCATCGGAAACCACTGGCCGGCGCGCTCTGCAGGGGTGTATGAGTCGGAACCTTACCGGATCATCGCTGCCGAAACGCTGAGTTACTGGCTGCAACGCATCACCGAGATCAGAGGGAGCGACATTCCGATCCTCGTTATGGGCGACTTCAACGACGAGCCATTTAACCGGTCCATCATGGATTATGCACTCTCATCAAACAACAGTACCAATGTGATTTTCGCCAGGTCAACACAACTTTTTAACCTGATGTGGCCTAAGCTGGGAAAGTCGGAAGGAACATTTTATTTTTCCAATTCACCAATGGTCATTGACCAGTTTATGGTGTCAAAAGAAATGATTAAAACCACTGGAAAATTCAGGGTAGCACAGGATGACGCGGGGGAATATCTGGTCAGAATCGAGATGTTCGGCGAAATGATCAGCGGGGGCAGGTACCCGAATCCCATCCCTTTCAGCCGCCCGGCAGAAAAGAGCAGGTACAATCCGAACGGCTTCAGCGATCACTATCCCATTTCGATTGTAATCGGGGAGTAATTTTGCCTATGAGAATTCTTCCGTATGACCCTCATAAGCTTGTTTACAAGCCAACGGTTACATTTATCATTGAGAATAGGGACATAGGCGCTTAGCTGACAAAACTAACTCCCGTACGTACGGGATTGTTTAGATTGTTAGAATTTTTAACTGCCCCTCCGATCAGGGCGCCTACTGATTCACGAATGAATTTTCTCTTGGCCAGCTAAAAGTTTTTACTCTGCGGTTCTTTGCGCCTTCTAAGCGTAACTCTGTGGTAAAAAAACATGAGGTTAAACCGCAGAGAGCCGCAGAGTTTTTACGCAGAGAGCCGCAAAGCTGCAACTTGATAATCCCCGACGGGCTTTTCTCTCACAGGGAGAAATTTTAGAGGCTAACGGATTGGCAATATGAAACGGTTGGGTTTTCGGGCTGCAAACTTCCTGACTTGTGACGCTTAGCAATTTTTACAAAAAAATGATTCATAAAATGCTGATTATGTGTATTTTAATTAATAAAAAAACGAAAATTACCGCACTAAGTATCGTTTTTCTATTTTTTCTGCTTAGTAACATAAATTTGCTGTTAAGTACTTGAGAATCTCCTAAACAAAATTTATTCTTTTTTTTTCATTTAGGCAATTCTCAAGAACTTTAGCCCTCAAATACGAAAAACAATGGGGTGTAGTACCGCACTAAATGTCACAACTCAGGAAAACTAACTCCCGTACGTACGGGATTGTTTAGATTGTTAGAATTTTTAACTGCCCCTCCGATCAGGGCGCCTACTGATTCACGAATGAAATTTCTCTTGGCCAGCTAAAAGTTTTTACTCTGCGGTTCTTTGCGCCTTCTTAGCGTATCTCTGCGGTAAAAAAACATGAGGTTAAACCGCAGAGAGCCGCAGAGTTTTTACGCAGAGAGCCGCAAAGCTGCAACTTGATAATCCCCGACGGGTTTTCTCTCACAGGGAGAAATTTAGAGGCTAACGGATTGGCAATATGAAACGGTTGGGTTTTCGGGCTGCAAACTTGTCCACCAACAAGAATAAAGCGGGAACAAAACGCTCAAACCACTGAACCCCAAATGTTTTTTATTGTATCTTTCTTTTGGTAAGGATACTATTTTAAAAATGATTTTCTTGTTCCTCTTGAGGCACTGGCGCCTTTAATATTTCCTCCTCCCCAGGTCAAACCAGATTTACGTTCTCTGAACGGTGAATTGTTCATTCCCCACCCCTTAGTTTCTGAATCTCCTTTCTCTGAACGAACAGACTTTCTATCCGTTTCTTTATGTGCATCAATGATTTTATCAATCTTTTTATCAGAAAGATATCTTTCAATAATGATCAGGGGTAGAAAAATAATGAATAGTAAAACTAACCCAAGTATTAGCAATACGTTGTTCAAAAGAAATTCCAGCATTATTCCGATAATTCCCAACACCAAAAGAAGTGTTCCTGTTATTCCTGAAAGATAAATTGCTGTTTTCATAATTTTCGATGTCTGTTAAAATGGTGCATAAAGTTTGGCAGCTGCAAGAAGTTGGCGATTTCGAAGCACTTCACTGTCAATACTCCACAAAAGTTTATGCGAGTTAGAATGTTCAATTAACCACGTCACCCGCCATTGTGCCAAACGCCTGTTGTGGCTTCGTTGTTCTTTCATCCGTTTCAAATTCTTTCAATGTCTTGCCATCTTTTGATTTCCATTCTGTCAGTCCGTTTGCATTCCGTCCCATCACCATAACTGCTGCGGTCGAAGGGCTGCTGAAAATATAGTCGTCCGTAAATTCCAAATACTCACCTTTGTCAGTTAAAACTCCTTCGTCAATGAGTTTTTGTCTATATGTGATGAAATTTGGAGTCATTGAGTTTACAATAGTTGCTGCTGCTTTTGAACCTTTAAAAACTACAAAGCCGTCTGAACTTGGCTCTCCTTGTCCGTCCGCTCCGCGTGCTGCTTTTACAAAAAATGTTGCTGTTTTTTGCTTTGTTTTAAATTCTCTTTTCTCGTCAAATACTTTGTGTCCTAAAGTGTTTACAAGCATTTTGATATATTCAATGAATTCTTCCATTTCTGCTCTGTCAGATTCAGAAATTGAGGATTGAGTCGGTATAATAAAGTTGTCAACTTTATAGCGATTTGCTGATTTTGCAATTTCGTGTAGTCTGTTCTCCAAATATTTTATGTGGGCTTTGTTTAAATTTTCGTCTTTGCTTATAAAAACTATGGTTTCATTCCAAAAGTCCTTTGAAGTCAATTGTTGATTTAGTCTTTTTAAAATTGATTCCGCTTCTCCGATGTAAACTTGATCTTTCCCGTCATCATCTTTCCCAAAAAGTAGATAAACACCAGTGCTTGTCAAGTCGTCACGGTCGGAACAGTCTTTTACTTTTATTCTTGGAATTTTATATGCTTTCCCTGACCAGTTGGAAAGTTCACAACTCATCCGTCCGTTGGGGTCACCATCTATAAGAAATATTTTTATTGTTTTACCGAATTTCATTCTTTGTTGCATGTCGTTTTACAATGAGCCATAACTAGTAAATATCCTAATCAACCTGTCACTTTTTGCCATAAATCTTCTCTTCCAAATTGACTGACTTGAACAGACTCAGCCTCACTTCCAACCTTTTCACCCGCCACAAGTGGATTATGTTCCGTTGCACCTGGCATTGGTAAGGCGTTACCGGCTGGTGGCACAGTAACTATGGGCGCAGTGAAGCGGCTGTTTTGCAGGCCGGGCGCTGGCATTGGAAAATTGATGATGATCCGGTAATCAGTGCAGGCAGGCTGTATGGCGCAGAGTAAAGGCATTACCGGTGTTTAGTTTTATGGGCAAATGTAACAATTTTCCGTTATGCAAATTTTTACTCTTTTTTTTGAGGGGTTCAGACACCTCAATTAATTTAATCTAAACTCAACAAGAAAATAGAACACGGATTACACAGATGATACGGATTTACACCGATCTGTGAAAATCAGTTGAATCCGCGTCATCCGTGTGCAAATTTTTTGAATGATGATGAACAAAAATTGATAAGTAACAAATTGCAATCTTAATACTTACTCCAACTCACTGATATAATTGAAGTTGATCAGGCATTCTCTGTGGTACTCTGTGCCTTTTCTCTGTTACTCTGTGCTACAGCTATAAATGTTGTTGCACAACCTGTCACTCCCATGCGGGAAAGTTTCACAAAGAAAACAAAGTACCTAACCTGAATAAACCAGAAATTACTCCAAAGGAGTACTGCGGACAAAATTCAATAAACAAATCTCTCCATAGGAGTCCTTTGGACAAATAAAACTCTCCATAGGAGTCCTTTGGACAATGTTCAAAGGATCAAAAATCCAAACAGTGAAAGCAGCCCTGCCTGCGTCACCCTGCCTGACTGCGTCACGCAGGCAGGGCAGTCTGGCAGGGTGACGCAGTCTGGCAGGAATGAATGTAGACCCGTTTGGTAGTTGAATTTTTCAAATTTCGTATTTATTTGTCTTTTGTCCGTAGGTCTCCTTTGGAGACATTTGTCATTTTCCTATGGATGCCTTCGGCAGAAAATTCTGCCAAAAAAAGCAAGAAATTGGAAAAAAGGATATTAATTGGACCCCTTAAAATAATAATTCCTACCTTTAACCCGGCGTCTTCGGATGCTTTCTTACTTTTGCAAACAGATCACTCATTCACTTTTCAAAAAAAAATATTGATCATGATTACCCGTCTCATCAAAATTGCATTGTGCACCGGCTTCCTGGCCATTCTTTCAACGTTTAACCTCCTTGCACAGCGCACAGGCGATATTGTGGAAATCTTTGGCAAGGACAAAGTGGAAAGTATCGAAGAAGGCAATGTAGTCCACAAGTTCACCAAAGCTTATGTGTTGCGGAATGCCATGGTTCCCGGCATGTTGACCGGCACACAGGATATTGTTTTCTGGCAGATGGCAGTGAACCGCTTTGAACGTCCTGAAGCGGGAAAGCCATTAAGCGACCGGTATAAAGAAAGTTCCAGTCCATTGCAATGGGAACTTTTAGCAGTAGATTCGACAGGTTATTTCAAAGGGGATCTGGGCAGGGCTTATGTTTACACCGAACTGGACTCACCGGAGGAACGCATTGCCCTCCTCGATGCAACCGGGCATACAAGGGTTTTCATCAATGGCATGCCACACGAGGGCGACCATTACGATTATGGTTACACCCTGATCCCCTTCCGTTTGAAAAATGGATTGAACCAGTTTGTTTATACTTTTGGTCGTTTTGGAAGGGTGAGTGCAGCAGTCGTGATTCCGGATAAAGAGCTGCAGTTTACACACCGGGACATGACCCTGCCTTCAGTGATCAGAGGCGAAATAGAGGAAAAATGGGGCGCCATCCGGGTTGTAAATGCCTCGGATAAATCGGTAAAAGGATTGAGCATTCATTGCACACTCGAAACCGGTGAGACAGCTATCTATAAAACCGACGACATCATGCCCCTATCTGTCAGAAAAGTAAAATTCAGGATTCCCGGAACAATACAGCCACTCCCGGCCGACACCCTGATGGCTACCCTCGTTCTTGCAGATGAAAATGGAAAAGAAATTGACCGCACTACAATCAAACTCAAGGTCACAGATGCCGGGCGTCACCACGAAAGAACATTCATCAGCCAAATTGATGGCAGTGTGCAGTACTTTAGCATAGCTCCCTCACTTTCAGATGCAGACGGACAGGCGCTGGTTCTATCGGTGCACGGCGCTTCGGTGGAAGCCACCAACCAGGCAAGAGCCTATAAGCAAAAGGACTGGGCACACATCGTTGCCCCCACAAACCGGCGTCCTTTTGGGTTCAACTGGGAAGAGTGGGGGAGGATGGATGCCCTTGAGGTCTTGCACGAGGGGAGAAAATTGTTCAATACCGATACGTCGCGCACCTATCTCACCGGTCACTCGATGGGAGGGCACGGTTCGTGGTTCCTGGGCGCCACCTACCCCGACAAATGGGCTGCAATGGCGCCATGTGCCGGTTATCCCGACATCATCGGGTACCGCCGCGACGGATCAGACACTGCCATTAAAAACAATCCTCACTTTGGAATGATTTGTCGCAGCGCGCTGGCCGGAAGGACTGTTGATCTGGCCAGGAACTACCTGCAATCCGGCGTGTATGTATTGCATGGCGGCGCCGATGGCGTGGTGTCGGTCGAGCAGGCGCGGAGGATGAGAGGGGTGCTGGGCGGGTTTCACAACAACTTTGCTTATTATGAGTACCCCGGAGGCTCGCACTGGTATGGCGACCACAGTATGGACTGGCCTCCATTGTTCGATTTCCTCAGGCAAAATACAATCCCTCAAACCAAAGATGTCCGGGAAATTGAATTCATTACCGCTTCACCGGCTGTTTCTGCCTCCAACTATTGGATCCGGATCAATCAGCAGGTAGTCCCTTATGAACATTCGACCATCAAAGCCATCAGGCAAAACGATACGATCCAGGTCAATTCAGGAAATGTCAGGAACTTAACGTTGCTGTTGTCTCTGCTTGAATTTTCGTCCAACCCGGTGATTGTCATTGATGAACAGGTAATCAACGCTCAGGGCGCTGAAGATATTCACCTTAAAATGGAAAATGGTCAATGGAATTTAATTCCTGAACTGAATTTCTCGGAAAAGCATCCCGGTCGCAGTGGTGGTTTCAAACTGGCATTCACCAACCATGTCCTTTTTGTTTATGCCACGCACGGAAGCGAACTGGAAAACCAATGGTGGATGAACAAAGCGCGTTATGATGCCGAAACTTTCCTCTATCGGGGAAACAGTTCAGTGGATGTGATTGCTGACAAGGATTTTTCGCCTGAAAGTTACCCTGACCGCAATGTAATCATCTACGGCAACTCCGAAAACAACAGCGCATGGCCTATATTGCTTGCTGATTGCCCTGTTCAGGTGGGTAATGACTGGATAAGATTTGGATCTGATATTTTAGAAGGTGGAAATCTTGCGGCTTATTTTCTCTTTCCCCGTCCTGATAGCGACTTTGCCTCCGTGGGTGTTATTTCCGGAACGGGTGCTGAAGGCATGAAAGCGGCATTTGGAAACGAATACTTCTCCGGGATAACAGGGTACCCCGACCTGCTGATATTTAATACCGACTGGATCAAAGATGGCCTGGACGGAGTGAAAGTTTCCGGTTTCTTTGGAAATCAATGGGACATCGAAACCGGGGAATTCAGGATTTCCTGGTTCTGATTCCTTTTTTTCCGTCTTTTAAACGTATTGATGGTTAATGAATTAGTAAGGATAAACCATCAATCGTTTTCACTTAACATTAACTTAACACAAGGTTAACTTTGGCTTAATCAAAAAGCGAAAATGCCGGTGTATTTTTGCCGCAAATAATTCATACTATGAAATACCTGATAATTCTTGCGTCTTTAGTTATAGCATTCTATGCAAACTCAGCCTCACCTGCTGTTGAGGGCGGAAAAACAGAAAAAGCCGGCACTGTAAAACCTGCAGCTGTTTTTACGATGACCGGTAGTGTGATTGATATGGAAACCGGCGAAAAGCTTGCCGGCTCAAAAATCGAAATTGAAGAGTCCGGAGTTAGCATTTTTACTGACATCAACGGTAACTTTTCCATCCCCCAATTAGAACCAGGGAACTATACACTAAAAGTTTCGTATATTTCCTACGAAGAGAAAGAGTTGGCAAGCCAGATCATCAGTGATGGCAAGGAAATGACCATTTCGCTCAAACCGCTCTAAGCAAGCGTCCAAAATCCAAATAAATTTGATGAACCGGTTATCTTGATTGAGTGACCGGTTTTTGTTTTAGCAGCAAAATGATTGTTGCGGAACATTGGGTATTGATTTGGTTACCCGTCAAATTTTTTGCAACTCAACACGTTGATAGTCTGTTTTTTAATAAATTGAATCAAATAATCGCAAAACTTAATATTAAGTTAATGTTAACTTAACATTAATTTTTAATTATCTTTGCGCATCTAATCACTTAAAGCAGGGGGTAAAAATGAAAAAATATCTTGTAATTCTGAGCATGATGCTTGCAATCCCCATGATTTCACTCTCACAGGGTATTGTTGAAAAAGACGGCTATTATTATCAAGATGGCCAGTTGTATTCCGGTACATTTTATGAGTATTTTGATAATGGAACCATAAAATCAGAGTTTCTCATTGTTGATGGTTTGAAAGACGGATTGTCGTTTATTTATTTTGAAAATGGCACCAAAAAGGAACAATGGTCATTCAAGGCAGGAAAAAAAGACGGCACCTGGCTCACCTGGGATGAGAATAAGACGCTGACAGCAGAAGCCAATTTTAAAGATGGCCTGAAACACGGTAGTTGGTACGTTTGGGATTCGAATGGAATTAAGCGCTATGAAATATTTTACGAAAACGGGAAAAAAAGCGGGAACTGGCTGATGTGGGATGAGCAGGGCAACCTTGCCGAATCAAAGAACTACGATTAGTTCAAGGTAATTGATACTAAGGAAAAAGCCCTGATGTCGAAGAAACATCAGGGCTTTTACATTTTATCAAATACGCCTGTCTCGAAAGCACAAAATGTCAATCAGAGGTTGTAACTGATCCCTACTCCAAAGCTGATACTATAGTTAAAACTGCTGTAAATCTGGTCTGCAGCTTCATATGATTTGTAGTAGCTCACCATTTTTTGATTGAGCATGTTTGAGACTTTAAAATCAATGATTGTCCGGTTTTCTTTTCCAATTCTTTTGTTCAGGCTGAAGTTTAAACTATGAAACGGCTCCATGTAAATATCGGGAAAAAGCCCAGCTCCCACGATGGAAAGGGTAGAGCCTTTTACATTGTAAAACAACCCTGCGTCAAGCCCCCTGTCAGGATCAGCATAAGTTAATCCAGCGTTGATTACATAGGGTGATTGACCTGCCATTACCCTTGTATCTTTTATGTCTTCGCCGGTTTTTTGGTAGGTCTTCCGTGAATTGTATTCTGTGCTTGT
Proteins encoded in this region:
- a CDS encoding endonuclease/exonuclease/phosphatase, whose translation is MKTKYFVAWWNLENLFDVYNSANRDAWMKKKLEPELKGWTDSVLQRKINNLCSIIMKMNSNAGPDLLGVCEVENKAVLERLVAGLNALGRDYGIVHHDMSDNRGIDLAFIYDKSKFVFEQSFFYTVLRRNPTRDLFQVNFITTKGKPLIVIGNHWPARSAGVYESEPYRIIAAETLSYWLQRITEIRGSDIPILVMGDFNDEPFNRSIMDYALSSNNSTNVIFARSTQLFNLMWPKLGKSEGTFYFSNSPMVIDQFMVSKEMIKTTGKFRVAQDDAGEYLVRIEMFGEMISGGRYPNPIPFSRPAEKSRYNPNGFSDHYPISIVIGE
- a CDS encoding GIY-YIG nuclease family protein; this translates as MKFGKTIKIFLIDGDPNGRMSCELSNWSGKAYKIPRIKVKDCSDRDDLTSTGVYLLFGKDDDGKDQVYIGEAESILKRLNQQLTSKDFWNETIVFISKDENLNKAHIKYLENRLHEIAKSANRYKVDNFIIPTQSSISESDRAEMEEFIEYIKMLVNTLGHKVFDEKREFKTKQKTATFFVKAARGADGQGEPSSDGFVVFKGSKAAATIVNSMTPNFITYRQKLIDEGVLTDKGEYLEFTDDYIFSSPSTAAVMVMGRNANGLTEWKSKDGKTLKEFETDERTTKPQQAFGTMAGDVVN
- a CDS encoding toxin-antitoxin system YwqK family antitoxin, with protein sequence MLAIPMISLSQGIVEKDGYYYQDGQLYSGTFYEYFDNGTIKSEFLIVDGLKDGLSFIYFENGTKKEQWSFKAGKKDGTWLTWDENKTLTAEANFKDGLKHGSWYVWDSNGIKRYEIFYENGKKSGNWLMWDEQGNLAESKNYD
- a CDS encoding prolyl oligopeptidase family serine peptidase, producing MITRLIKIALCTGFLAILSTFNLLAQRTGDIVEIFGKDKVESIEEGNVVHKFTKAYVLRNAMVPGMLTGTQDIVFWQMAVNRFERPEAGKPLSDRYKESSSPLQWELLAVDSTGYFKGDLGRAYVYTELDSPEERIALLDATGHTRVFINGMPHEGDHYDYGYTLIPFRLKNGLNQFVYTFGRFGRVSAAVVIPDKELQFTHRDMTLPSVIRGEIEEKWGAIRVVNASDKSVKGLSIHCTLETGETAIYKTDDIMPLSVRKVKFRIPGTIQPLPADTLMATLVLADENGKEIDRTTIKLKVTDAGRHHERTFISQIDGSVQYFSIAPSLSDADGQALVLSVHGASVEATNQARAYKQKDWAHIVAPTNRRPFGFNWEEWGRMDALEVLHEGRKLFNTDTSRTYLTGHSMGGHGSWFLGATYPDKWAAMAPCAGYPDIIGYRRDGSDTAIKNNPHFGMICRSALAGRTVDLARNYLQSGVYVLHGGADGVVSVEQARRMRGVLGGFHNNFAYYEYPGGSHWYGDHSMDWPPLFDFLRQNTIPQTKDVREIEFITASPAVSASNYWIRINQQVVPYEHSTIKAIRQNDTIQVNSGNVRNLTLLLSLLEFSSNPVIVIDEQVINAQGAEDIHLKMENGQWNLIPELNFSEKHPGRSGGFKLAFTNHVLFVYATHGSELENQWWMNKARYDAETFLYRGNSSVDVIADKDFSPESYPDRNVIIYGNSENNSAWPILLADCPVQVGNDWIRFGSDILEGGNLAAYFLFPRPDSDFASVGVISGTGAEGMKAAFGNEYFSGITGYPDLLIFNTDWIKDGLDGVKVSGFFGNQWDIETGEFRISWF
- the ruvC gene encoding crossover junction endodeoxyribonuclease RuvC, which encodes MIFNFKSFLANTDYICTELNNEKLENKTERIILGIDPGTTVMGYGVISDNGRAMKMLAMGVLKLSKFSSQPLRLRKIFERTLALVDQYKPDEFSIEAPFYGKNVQSMLKLGRAQGVAMAAALYRDIPIFEYSPLQIKKSITGNGNASKEQVAAMLENLLKFGKNPDTLDATDGLAAAVCHYFKRTKSPEGKSYTGWKSFLTENPDRIK
- a CDS encoding carboxypeptidase-like regulatory domain-containing protein, yielding MKYLIILASLVIAFYANSASPAVEGGKTEKAGTVKPAAVFTMTGSVIDMETGEKLAGSKIEIEESGVSIFTDINGNFSIPQLEPGNYTLKVSYISYEEKELASQIISDGKEMTISLKPL